GCTGGAAGGCGGACTCGACGCAATTCCTGTCCAAGTCAGGAATGCGCCTCGCCAGCAATTTCTTCCATATCGGCATTTTGGCCATTTTCTTCGGCCATGCCGTTGGCCTGCTGACGCCGCACAGCGTGTTTCTGTCCCTGGGCGTTTCAGACATGTCGCACCAATGGATGGCCATCATTGCCGGCAGCGTCTTCGGCGGCATGGCCCTGATCGGCGGCCTGATTCTCTGGCTGCGCAGAATGTTCAATCCAAGGGTGAAGGCGGCCGGCCGCGGACGCGATCTGTTCATCCTGACCTGGATCATGCTGACCTTGCTGCTGGGCCTGTCCACCATCCCCGTCTCGCTCAGCCATGCTGAGCATGGCGATGCGGGGGCGATGCTCGCCTTGGCCGAATGGGTGCAAAGCATGATCTATTTCAGGCCGGATCCCAGCTTGTTGGCTGGCGTCAGCCCCGTCTACAAGATGCACATCACGGCGGCGCTGACCATGTTCTTGTTCTTCCCCTTCACCCGTCTGGTCCACATCTGGAGCGCGCCGATC
The Alphaproteobacteria bacterium genome window above contains:
- the narI gene encoding respiratory nitrate reductase subunit gamma — translated: MLDKFLFGAYPYLALAIFLIGSWVRFDHEQYSWKADSTQFLSKSGMRLASNFFHIGILAIFFGHAVGLLTPHSVFLSLGVSDMSHQWMAIIAGSVFGGMALIGGLILWLRRMFNPRVKAAGRGRDLFILTWIMLTLLLGLSTIPVSLSHAEHGDAGAMLALAEWVQSMIYFRPDPSLLAGVSPVYKMHITAALTMFLFFPFTRLVHIWSAPIGYLGRAYQIVREKRRTA